One genomic window of Hymenobacter sp. J193 includes the following:
- the menD gene encoding 2-succinyl-5-enolpyruvyl-6-hydroxy-3-cyclohexene-1-carboxylic-acid synthase, with the protein MASLQAVHNIPEICAQLGITDVVLSPGSRCAPLTIAFARHPGIQVRTVPDERAAAFIALGLAQAQKRAVALVCTSGTAGLNYAPAVAEAYFQQIPLVVFTADRPPEWIDQLDGQTIRQADLYGAHAKGSFQFPADTTHADAHWHATRLVSEAIGLAEQFPAGPVQVNVPLREPFYPQQGEELQFGPVRVTRELPGRPQLPASTLAELRDAIRNTSRVLVVAGQHPADTELLLALHRFAAAWQAPVVGDVIANLHLPAAPGYEQRRRPLGRQDVFMAVPEPGLKEALKPELLITFGQSLISKALKLYLRNAKPAQHWHVQPAGAVADTFQALTKVVRMGPADFFAALSGEGSTSYAALASDGSIPTITASSQAAQPDATRVAPVPQPLGQPARLTWTATESDLAKAAYLRPWLAAENWAMGFLREFMQKPNQPFNEFTAIYRALQHLPDRTALHLANSMAVRYANILGLPPERFVEVFANRGTSGIDGCTSTAVGAALAQPARPVVLLTGDVAFFYDRNAFWHNYPTTNLRVILLNNHAGGIFRLIDGPRQQPELEEFFETRQPLRGENTARDFGLRYLAVSTFAELESALPVFFAAESGAGLLEITTDSPTNAEFFEQYRAAVRTSFS; encoded by the coding sequence ATGGCTTCCCTCCAAGCGGTTCATAACATTCCCGAAATCTGCGCTCAGCTGGGCATTACGGACGTGGTGCTGTCGCCCGGCTCCCGGTGCGCGCCGCTTACCATTGCTTTTGCCCGCCACCCCGGGATTCAGGTGCGCACGGTGCCCGACGAGCGGGCCGCCGCCTTCATCGCGCTGGGGCTGGCCCAGGCGCAAAAGCGGGCCGTGGCGCTGGTTTGCACCTCCGGCACCGCCGGCCTGAACTACGCCCCGGCCGTGGCGGAAGCCTATTTTCAGCAAATTCCGCTGGTGGTTTTCACCGCCGACCGCCCCCCGGAGTGGATAGACCAACTCGATGGCCAAACCATCCGCCAGGCCGACCTGTACGGGGCGCATGCCAAAGGCTCCTTCCAGTTCCCGGCCGATACCACTCACGCCGACGCGCATTGGCACGCGACGCGCCTCGTGTCGGAAGCCATTGGGCTGGCCGAGCAGTTTCCGGCCGGGCCGGTGCAGGTGAACGTGCCGCTGCGGGAGCCATTTTACCCCCAGCAAGGCGAGGAGCTGCAGTTCGGGCCAGTACGCGTAACCCGTGAGCTGCCCGGCCGGCCGCAGCTGCCCGCCTCCACGCTGGCAGAGCTGCGCGACGCTATCCGTAATACCAGCCGCGTGCTGGTAGTGGCCGGCCAGCACCCCGCCGATACGGAGCTGCTGCTGGCCTTGCACCGGTTTGCGGCGGCCTGGCAGGCGCCCGTGGTGGGCGACGTAATTGCCAACCTGCACCTGCCCGCTGCTCCCGGCTACGAACAGCGCCGACGCCCCCTGGGCCGCCAGGACGTATTTATGGCCGTGCCGGAGCCGGGCCTGAAGGAAGCCCTGAAACCGGAGCTGCTCATCACCTTCGGCCAGTCGCTCATTTCCAAAGCCCTGAAGCTGTATCTGCGCAACGCCAAACCTGCCCAGCACTGGCACGTGCAACCCGCCGGGGCAGTGGCCGATACCTTCCAGGCCTTAACGAAGGTGGTGCGGATGGGGCCGGCCGATTTCTTTGCGGCGCTGAGTGGGGAAGGTTCAACTTCTTATGCGGCCCTGGCTTCTGATGGTTCGATTCCAACCATTACCGCATCCAGCCAAGCTGCCCAGCCCGATGCTACCCGCGTGGCACCGGTGCCCCAGCCGCTGGGGCAACCCGCCCGCCTGACCTGGACCGCTACTGAGTCGGACTTGGCCAAGGCGGCTTACCTGCGGCCGTGGCTGGCGGCGGAAAACTGGGCCATGGGGTTTCTGCGCGAATTCATGCAAAAGCCCAATCAGCCTTTTAACGAGTTTACGGCTATCTACCGCGCCCTGCAGCACTTGCCCGACCGCACGGCCCTGCACCTGGCCAACAGCATGGCCGTGCGCTACGCCAACATTCTGGGACTGCCGCCGGAGCGCTTCGTGGAAGTGTTTGCCAACCGCGGCACCAGCGGCATCGACGGCTGCACCAGCACGGCCGTGGGCGCGGCCCTGGCTCAGCCCGCGCGGCCGGTGGTGCTGCTTACCGGCGACGTGGCTTTCTTTTACGACCGCAACGCCTTCTGGCACAACTACCCTACAACCAACCTACGCGTGATTCTGCTGAATAACCACGCCGGGGGCATTTTCCGGCTGATTGACGGGCCGCGCCAGCAGCCGGAGCTAGAAGAGTTTTTTGAGACGCGCCAGCCCCTGCGAGGCGAGAATACGGCCCGCGACTTTGGCCTGCGCTACCTGGCCGTTTCAACATTTGCTGAACTAGAGTCGGCGCTACCGGTTTTCTTTGCAGCGGAATCCGGCGCCGGGCTGCTCGAAATCACCACCGACAGCCCCACCAACGCCGAATTCTTTGAACAGTACCGGGCTGCGGTCCGCACTTCTTTTTCCTAA
- a CDS encoding DUF6370 family protein yields the protein MKSLLFLLLLTFASVATAQAQSVAPAPVADAPDKARPVQVVEAACGQCRLGLPGKSCDLAVRIKDKAYFMEGTGIDSHGDAHAQDGFCNAIRRAEVQGEVMNNRFVATYFKLLPEGQAGR from the coding sequence ATGAAATCCTTGCTCTTCCTTCTGCTGCTGACTTTCGCCAGCGTTGCCACCGCCCAGGCTCAGTCGGTTGCACCGGCCCCGGTGGCCGACGCGCCCGACAAAGCCAGGCCCGTGCAGGTAGTGGAAGCCGCCTGCGGGCAGTGCCGGCTGGGCCTGCCAGGCAAAAGCTGCGACCTGGCCGTGCGCATCAAGGATAAAGCCTACTTTATGGAGGGCACCGGCATCGACTCGCACGGCGACGCCCACGCGCAGGATGGTTTCTGCAACGCCATCCGCCGGGCCGAAGTGCAGGGTGAGGTAATGAATAACCGCTTTGTGGCCACGTATTTCAAGCTACTACCCGAGGGCCAGGCGGGCAGGTAG
- a CDS encoding chorismate-binding protein, with translation MSSLQQITWNPALPVAVRLRQLVALALSSGRPVALWRLPGAAHARLCLSLKVDAAYAGLPPALEPTAPAGFAFFPFRDSDHNPPFFFPADLFFDLARPEEIQVSAAAAARLPELRQRFAALPAEAPLTWHVSPQPAPATASRPEYETLVAAGVEAIEAGTVRKVVSSRAVLRPLPPGFDALAAFEELQTRYPNAFVSLVSAPGAGTWLGATPEVLAEIDESNTFRTMALAGTQPLLPGMKPATAKWAHKDIEEHALVARYIVNCFKQLRLREYDEQGPRTVVAGQLLHLRTDFAVHLDQVPFPSLGTDMLRLLHPTPAVGGVPRQPALDFLRQHENYDRAYYAGFLGPVNLPNAGVTRLFVNLRCLQLRPTEAILYAGTGLTIDSDPAREWQETELKLRTVGAILE, from the coding sequence ATGAGCAGCTTGCAGCAGATAACCTGGAACCCGGCTTTGCCCGTAGCGGTCCGGCTGCGCCAGCTGGTGGCTTTGGCCCTGAGCAGCGGCCGACCAGTGGCTTTGTGGCGGCTGCCCGGTGCTGCCCATGCCCGCCTTTGCCTGAGTTTGAAGGTAGACGCGGCCTACGCCGGCCTGCCGCCCGCGCTGGAGCCTACGGCCCCGGCGGGCTTTGCCTTTTTCCCGTTCCGGGACTCCGACCACAACCCGCCGTTCTTTTTCCCCGCCGACTTATTCTTTGACCTGGCCCGGCCCGAGGAAATCCAGGTGAGCGCGGCGGCCGCGGCCCGACTGCCGGAGCTGCGGCAGCGGTTTGCCGCCCTGCCGGCCGAGGCCCCGCTAACCTGGCACGTGAGTCCGCAGCCCGCACCGGCCACCGCCTCCCGCCCCGAGTATGAAACCCTGGTGGCAGCGGGCGTGGAGGCCATTGAGGCCGGCACCGTGCGCAAAGTGGTATCGAGCCGGGCCGTGCTTCGGCCCCTGCCGCCGGGGTTTGATGCCTTGGCCGCGTTTGAGGAGCTTCAGACGCGCTACCCCAACGCCTTCGTGTCGTTGGTGAGTGCGCCGGGCGCGGGCACCTGGCTGGGCGCTACGCCGGAAGTGCTGGCCGAAATCGACGAAAGCAACACGTTCCGGACAATGGCGCTGGCCGGCACCCAGCCGCTGCTGCCGGGCATGAAACCCGCCACGGCCAAGTGGGCGCACAAAGACATCGAAGAGCACGCGCTGGTGGCCCGCTACATCGTGAACTGCTTTAAGCAGCTGCGCCTGCGCGAGTACGACGAGCAGGGGCCGCGCACGGTAGTGGCCGGGCAGCTCCTGCACCTGCGCACCGATTTTGCCGTGCACCTCGACCAGGTTCCTTTTCCATCTTTGGGTACCGATATGCTGCGCCTGCTCCACCCCACCCCGGCCGTGGGCGGTGTGCCCCGGCAGCCGGCCCTGGATTTTCTGCGCCAACACGAAAACTATGACCGGGCCTACTACGCGGGGTTCCTGGGGCCCGTAAACCTACCTAACGCGGGCGTCACGCGGTTGTTTGTAAATCTGCGCTGCCTGCAGCTGCGGCCCACCGAAGCCATCCTCTACGCCGGCACCGGCCTCACCATCGACTCCGACCCGGCCCGGGAGTGGCAGGAAACCGAGCTGAAGCTGCGCACCGTAGGCGCTATTCTGGAGTAA
- a CDS encoding histidine phosphatase family protein, with product MSVKKIYLIRHGQTDFNVQGIVQGSGVDSDLNAAGRRQATQFFAAYQHVPFAKVYTSGLRRTHQSVQGFLELGLPHEQHPGLNEISWGVREGTRITPEEDEEYHYVLQQWRLGNTSLAMLGGESPDEVAARQRPVIDLLVSRPEEETVLVCMHGRAMRVLLCQLLGYPLSQMDSFEHHNLCLYKLHYTGSLFTVRSFLDLRHLQETRF from the coding sequence GTGAGCGTCAAAAAAATTTACCTTATCCGACACGGACAAACCGATTTCAACGTGCAGGGCATCGTGCAGGGCAGCGGCGTCGACTCCGACCTGAACGCGGCCGGGCGGCGGCAGGCAACCCAGTTTTTTGCCGCCTATCAGCACGTGCCGTTCGCCAAAGTGTATACATCGGGGCTGCGGCGCACCCATCAATCGGTACAGGGGTTTCTGGAACTGGGTTTGCCGCACGAGCAGCACCCAGGCCTCAACGAAATCAGCTGGGGCGTGCGCGAAGGCACCCGCATCACACCCGAAGAAGATGAAGAGTACCACTACGTGCTGCAGCAATGGCGCCTGGGCAATACCAGCCTGGCCATGCTGGGCGGCGAAAGTCCCGACGAGGTGGCGGCCCGGCAGCGCCCGGTAATTGACTTGCTCGTTTCCCGGCCCGAGGAAGAAACCGTGCTGGTGTGCATGCATGGCCGGGCCATGCGGGTGCTGCTGTGCCAGCTGCTGGGCTATCCGCTGAGCCAGATGGATTCCTTCGAGCACCACAACCTCTGCCTCTACAAGCTGCACTATACCGGCAGCCTGTTTACGGTGCGCAGCTTTCTGGATCTGCGGCACCTGCAGGAAACACGTTTCTAG
- the menB gene encoding 1,4-dihydroxy-2-naphthoyl-CoA synthase encodes MNWTTIKEFREILFTQAGGIAKISINRPQVHNAFTPLTVQEMIEAMRICQDRTDIGVIILTGEGGKAFCSGGDQSVRGHGGYVGEDTVPRLNVLELQKIIRSIPKPVVAMVAGWAIGGGHVLHVVCDLTIAADNARFGQTGPNVGSFDGGFGASYLARIVGQKKAREIWFLCDQYDAQEALDMGLVNKMVPLDKLEETTVAWCHKILQKSPLALRMLKSSFNAELDGQAGIQELAGNATLLYYLSEEAKEGRNAFIEKRQPDFSKYPKFP; translated from the coding sequence ATGAACTGGACGACCATCAAGGAGTTCCGCGAAATCCTCTTCACGCAGGCGGGCGGCATCGCCAAAATCAGCATCAACCGCCCGCAGGTGCACAACGCCTTCACCCCGCTCACGGTGCAGGAAATGATTGAGGCCATGCGCATCTGCCAGGACCGGACCGATATCGGCGTCATCATTCTCACGGGCGAAGGCGGCAAGGCCTTCTGCTCGGGTGGCGACCAGAGCGTGCGGGGCCACGGCGGCTACGTGGGCGAAGACACCGTACCCCGCCTGAACGTGCTGGAGCTTCAGAAAATCATTCGCTCTATTCCCAAGCCCGTGGTGGCTATGGTGGCTGGCTGGGCTATCGGGGGCGGGCACGTGCTGCACGTGGTGTGCGACCTGACCATTGCCGCCGACAACGCCCGCTTCGGACAGACCGGCCCCAACGTGGGTTCGTTCGACGGTGGTTTTGGGGCCTCCTACCTTGCTCGCATTGTAGGTCAGAAGAAAGCACGCGAAATCTGGTTTTTGTGCGACCAGTACGACGCCCAGGAAGCTCTCGACATGGGCCTCGTAAACAAAATGGTGCCGCTGGACAAGCTGGAAGAGACCACTGTAGCCTGGTGCCACAAAATCCTGCAGAAGAGCCCTCTGGCGCTGCGCATGCTGAAATCCTCGTTTAATGCCGAGTTGGACGGGCAGGCTGGGATTCAGGAGCTGGCCGGCAACGCCACTTTGCTGTACTACCTCAGCGAAGAAGCCAAGGAAGGCCGCAACGCCTTTATCGAGAAGCGCCAGCCGGATTTCTCGAAGTACCCGAAGTTCCCGTAA
- a CDS encoding hotdog fold thioesterase, with protein MTLEQLQHWVRKRPTLADTLGIELTALTPDYLEGRMPVDGRTHQPMGLLHGGASVALAETLGSIGAATKIDPTKQACVGLEINANHIKGVREGYVVGRATALHVGRSTQVWEIRITHEETGALVCISRITMAVIDLPAAPDKA; from the coding sequence ATGACGCTCGAACAACTGCAGCACTGGGTACGCAAGCGCCCGACTCTGGCCGATACGCTCGGAATTGAACTGACTGCCCTCACCCCCGACTACCTCGAAGGCCGCATGCCCGTAGACGGCCGCACCCACCAGCCGATGGGTTTGCTGCACGGCGGCGCCTCCGTGGCGTTGGCCGAAACGCTGGGCAGCATCGGGGCCGCCACCAAAATCGACCCCACCAAGCAAGCCTGCGTAGGCCTGGAAATCAACGCCAACCACATCAAGGGCGTGCGCGAGGGGTACGTAGTTGGGCGGGCCACGGCGCTGCACGTGGGGCGCAGCACGCAGGTCTGGGAAATCCGCATTACCCATGAAGAAACCGGCGCGCTGGTGTGCATCAGCCGCATTACCATGGCCGTCATCGACCTTCCCGCAGCCCCGGATAAGGCATGA